The following are from one region of the Myotis daubentonii chromosome 2, mMyoDau2.1, whole genome shotgun sequence genome:
- the PRIMPOL gene encoding DNA-directed primase/polymerase protein isoform X5, producing MSTDEEIGESWTLTSKAPERLGSAERSGPDLSFLVVKDPAGKKRLFVDLGVYTRNRNFRLYKSSKKGKPVVLEVAEDNRFSLTQSENTSEEEQYFLSSLVSNVRFSDTLRILRCDASEDKQKQAGHFNSTSTSVENIEGFQASPYPEIDQFVLSLVNKNGIKGGIRRWNYFFPEELLVYDICKYRWCGNIGRAHKSNNIMILVDLKNEVWYQKCHDPICKAENFKSDRFPLPAEICLPFLLKEEEEFATQEAMNDGTQSLHVPSSSASSGGVCPDPDWDTGPDDTYFLEATEDAELAEAAENSLPSYNGGVDEIPDEVIVEVLQNS from the exons ATGTCCACCGATGAGGAGATCGGAGAGAGCTGGACGTTGACTTCCAAGGCCCCGGAGCGGCTGGGGTCCGCCGAGCGCAGCGGCCCTGACCTTTCCTTCTTAGTTGTGAAGGATCCTGCAGGGAAAAAGCGTCTTTTTGTAGATCTAG GAGTTTATACAAGAAATAGGAACTTTCGGCTGTATAAGTCATCCAAAAAGGGGAAGCCTGTGGTGTTGGAGGTCGCTGAAGATAACAGATTTTCTCTTACACAGTCAGAGAATACTTCTGAAGAGGAACAGTATTTCCTCTCTTCTTTGGTCAGCAATGTCAG ATTCTCAGATACTTTACGAATACTTAGATGTGACGCATCCGAGGATAAACAAAAACAGGCTGGGCATTTTAATAGTACCAGCACTTCAG TAGAAAACATTGAAGGTTTTCAGGCCTCACCCTACCCTGAAATTGATCAATTTGTTCTTTCTTTGGTGAATAAAAATGGCATTAAAGGAG GGATTCGGCGTTGGAACTACTTTTTTCCAGAAGAATTATTGGTTTATGACATTTGTAAATATCGCTGGTGTGGAAACATTGGAAGAGCCCACAAGAGTAATAATATCAT gaTTTTGGTTGATCTGAAAAATGAAGTTTGGTATCAAAAATGTCATGACCCCATATGTAAAGCGGAAAACTTCAAATCTGACC GATTTCCTTTACCTGCTGAAATATGCCTCCCGTTTCTTCTCAAAGAG GAAGAAGAGTTTGCAACACAGGAAGCCATGAACGATGGGACCCAGAGCCTTCATGTGCCATCATCCAGCGCGTCGTCAggaggtgtgtgccctgaccctgactgGGACACTGGCCCTGATGATACTTATTTCTTGGAAGCTACTGAGGATGCTGAATTAGCAGAAGCTGCAGAGAACAGCCTTCCCAGTTATAATGGTGGAGTGGATGAAATTCCTGACGAAGTAATTGTGGAAGTATTACAGAACAGCTAA